One Streptomyces sp. P9-A2 DNA window includes the following coding sequences:
- a CDS encoding RNA-guided endonuclease InsQ/TnpB family protein has product MATHVKRAYKYRFCPTDAQAAELSRTFGCVRKVYNLALQARTEAWTRQERVNYNATSAMLTAWKKTEELAFLNEVSSVPLQQCLRHLQTAFANFFAKRARYPHFKSRKKSRASAEYTTSGFRFRDGRLTLAKMTEPLDIVWSRPLPEGAKPSTVTVSRDAAGRWFVSMLVEETITPLAPSRERVGIDVGLTSLLTLSTGEKITNPRHERRDRARLAKAQKALARKEKGSGNRAKARLRVARIYARITDRRRDHLHKLSTRLVRENQTLVIEDLTVRNMVKNRRLARAISDAAWTQFRSMLEYKAQWYGREVIAVDRFFPSSRLCSACGALQSKMPLHVRTWTCRCGITHDRDVNAAKNLLAAGLAAAACGDGVRPQRSTPGGQSSMKQEPQRATAGIPRL; this is encoded by the coding sequence ATGGCCACTCACGTGAAGCGGGCGTACAAGTACCGCTTCTGTCCGACCGATGCGCAGGCAGCGGAGCTGTCGCGCACGTTCGGATGCGTGCGGAAGGTCTACAACCTCGCCCTCCAGGCCCGCACCGAGGCGTGGACACGGCAGGAGCGGGTCAACTACAACGCCACCTCGGCGATGCTGACGGCCTGGAAGAAGACCGAGGAACTCGCCTTCCTCAACGAGGTGTCCTCGGTCCCGCTCCAGCAGTGCCTGCGGCACTTGCAGACGGCGTTCGCGAACTTCTTCGCCAAGCGGGCCAGGTACCCCCACTTCAAGAGCCGGAAGAAGTCCCGGGCGTCCGCCGAATACACCACCTCCGGCTTCCGGTTCCGCGACGGCCGGCTCACCCTCGCCAAGATGACCGAGCCTCTGGACATCGTGTGGTCGCGCCCGCTTCCCGAGGGGGCGAAGCCGTCCACGGTGACGGTCTCGCGAGACGCGGCCGGGCGCTGGTTCGTGTCGATGCTCGTCGAGGAGACGATCACCCCGCTTGCCCCGTCGCGGGAGCGGGTCGGTATCGACGTGGGCCTTACTTCTTTGCTGACCCTGTCGACCGGCGAGAAGATCACCAACCCGAGGCATGAACGCAGGGACCGTGCCCGTCTGGCCAAGGCCCAGAAGGCACTCGCCCGCAAGGAGAAGGGCTCCGGCAACCGGGCCAAGGCCCGCCTCAGGGTCGCCCGCATCTATGCCCGGATCACCGACCGCAGGCGGGATCACCTGCACAAGCTGTCGACTCGTCTCGTGCGTGAGAACCAAACGCTCGTGATCGAGGACCTGACCGTACGCAACATGGTCAAAAACCGGAGGCTGGCCCGCGCCATCTCCGATGCCGCATGGACCCAATTCCGGAGCATGCTGGAGTACAAGGCCCAGTGGTACGGCCGGGAAGTGATCGCGGTCGACCGCTTCTTCCCCTCCTCCAGGCTGTGCTCGGCCTGCGGCGCCCTGCAGAGCAAGATGCCCCTCCATGTCCGCACCTGGACATGCCGGTGCGGCATCACCCACGACCGCGACGTGAACGCCGCGAAGAACCTTCTGGCCGCCGGACTGGCGGCAGCAGCCTGTGGAGACGGTGTAAGACCTCAACGGAGCACTCCGGGCGGGCAGTCGTCGATGAAGCAGGAACCCCAGCGGGCGACCGCTGGAATCCCCCGCCTTTAG
- a CDS encoding glycoside hydrolase family 13 protein, with amino-acid sequence MSQQHAAAPAPTPTTDAAVATVARRHDWWRDAVIYQVYPRSFADSNGDGMGDLEGIRSRLPYLRDLGVDAVWLSPFYASPQADAGYDVADYRAVDPMFGNLLDADALIRDAHELGLRIIVDIVPNHSSDQHEWFKRALTEGPGSPSRDRYHFRPGKGKNGELPPNDWESIFGGPAWTRVTEPDGTPGEWYLHLFAPEQPDFNWEHPAVGDEFRSILRFWLDMGVDGFRIDVAHGMVKAEGLPDLGDHEQLKLLGNDVMPFFDQDGVHDIYRQWRLILDEYSGERIFVAEAWTPTVERTANYVRPDELHQAFNFQYLGTHWDAEELRVVIDRTLDSMRPVGAPATWVLSNHDVTRHATRFANPAGLGTQIRLPGDRELGLRRARAATLLMLALPGSAYVYQGEELGLPDVVDLPDEVRQDPAYFRGAGQDGFRDGCRVPIPWTRDGSSYGFGGGGSWLPQPENWGELSVEAQTGTAGSTLELYRAALAARREQTDLGAGDTVEWLRAPEGVLAFRRGEFVCVANTTGEAVTTPAYGRVLLASGDVDEADGETKVPGDTTVWFAKD; translated from the coding sequence ATGAGCCAGCAGCACGCCGCCGCCCCGGCCCCCACCCCGACGACCGACGCTGCCGTAGCCACCGTCGCCAGACGCCATGACTGGTGGCGGGACGCGGTGATCTACCAGGTGTATCCGCGCAGCTTCGCCGACAGCAACGGCGACGGCATGGGCGACCTGGAGGGCATCCGCTCCCGCCTGCCGTACCTGCGCGACCTCGGGGTGGACGCCGTGTGGCTCAGCCCCTTCTACGCCTCCCCGCAGGCCGACGCCGGCTACGACGTCGCCGACTACCGTGCCGTCGACCCCATGTTCGGCAACCTGCTCGACGCGGACGCGCTGATCCGGGACGCCCACGAGCTGGGCCTGCGGATCATCGTCGACATCGTGCCCAACCACTCCTCCGACCAGCACGAGTGGTTCAAGCGGGCGCTCACCGAAGGCCCCGGATCGCCCTCGCGCGACCGCTACCACTTCCGCCCCGGCAAGGGGAAGAACGGCGAACTCCCGCCCAACGACTGGGAGTCGATCTTCGGCGGCCCCGCCTGGACCCGGGTCACCGAACCCGACGGCACCCCGGGCGAGTGGTACCTGCACCTCTTCGCACCCGAGCAGCCCGACTTCAACTGGGAGCACCCGGCCGTCGGCGACGAGTTCCGCTCCATCCTGCGGTTCTGGCTCGACATGGGCGTGGACGGCTTCCGCATCGACGTCGCGCACGGCATGGTGAAGGCCGAGGGCCTGCCCGACCTGGGGGACCACGAGCAGCTGAAGCTGCTGGGCAACGATGTCATGCCGTTCTTCGACCAGGACGGCGTGCACGACATCTACCGGCAGTGGCGGCTCATCCTCGACGAGTACTCCGGCGAGCGCATCTTCGTCGCCGAGGCCTGGACCCCGACCGTCGAGCGCACCGCGAACTACGTCCGCCCCGACGAGCTGCACCAGGCGTTCAACTTCCAGTACCTGGGCACCCACTGGGACGCCGAGGAACTGCGCGTGGTCATCGACCGCACGCTGGACTCCATGCGCCCGGTCGGCGCCCCCGCCACCTGGGTGCTGTCCAACCACGACGTGACCCGGCACGCCACCCGCTTCGCCAACCCGGCGGGCCTCGGCACCCAGATCCGGCTGCCCGGTGACCGGGAACTGGGCCTGCGCCGGGCCCGCGCGGCGACGCTGCTGATGCTGGCGCTGCCCGGCTCCGCGTACGTCTACCAGGGCGAGGAACTGGGACTCCCGGACGTCGTGGACCTCCCGGACGAGGTGCGCCAGGACCCGGCGTACTTCCGGGGCGCGGGCCAGGACGGCTTCCGCGACGGATGCCGGGTGCCGATCCCGTGGACCCGCGACGGTTCCTCGTACGGCTTCGGGGGCGGCGGCAGCTGGCTGCCGCAGCCGGAGAACTGGGGCGAGCTGAGCGTCGAGGCGCAGACCGGCACGGCCGGCTCGACCCTGGAGCTGTACCGCGCCGCGCTCGCCGCGCGCCGTGAACAGACCGATCTGGGCGCGGGCGACACGGTGGAGTGGCTGCGGGCACCCGAGGGCGTACTCGCCTTCCGGCGCGGGGAGTTCGTGTGCGTCGCCAACACCACGGGCGAGGCGGTGACCACCCCGGCGTACGGGCGGGTACTGCTCGCCAGCGGTGACGTGGACGAGGCGGACGGCGAGACGAAGGTGCCGGGCGACACGACGGTGTGGTTCGCCAAGGACTGA
- a CDS encoding sugar ABC transporter permease, whose amino-acid sequence MSTLDTPPPAVVTGKPAGRTTPRRPETRRRGEVSRGGALGSHGILIVASVIALFPVAWLVFLSLGPDKDDYLRPGGIWGKMTLDNYAFVLQETNFFDWLKSSLIVSLGTTVIGVLVAATTGYAVSRMRFPGYKKFMWVLLVTQMFPVAVLMVPMYQILSDLQLIDTYFGLILVYCSTAVPYCAWLMKGYFDTIPFEIDEAGRVDGLSPFGTFVRLILPLAKPGLAVAAFYSFITAFGEVAFATTFMLDDEKYTLAVGLQSFVSEHDSQRHLMAATAVLIAIPVSAFFYLVQKNLVAGLTAGGTKG is encoded by the coding sequence ATGAGCACCCTCGACACCCCACCGCCGGCCGTGGTGACGGGCAAGCCGGCCGGGAGGACCACACCCCGCCGGCCCGAAACGCGGCGGCGCGGTGAGGTCAGCCGCGGCGGCGCCCTCGGCTCGCACGGCATCCTGATCGTGGCGAGCGTCATCGCACTGTTCCCGGTCGCCTGGCTGGTCTTCCTGTCCCTCGGCCCGGACAAGGACGACTATCTGCGCCCCGGCGGCATCTGGGGCAAGATGACGCTGGACAACTACGCGTTCGTGCTGCAGGAGACGAACTTCTTCGACTGGCTGAAGAGTTCGCTGATCGTCTCGCTCGGCACGACCGTCATCGGCGTCCTGGTCGCCGCCACCACCGGGTACGCGGTGTCCCGGATGCGGTTCCCCGGGTACAAGAAGTTCATGTGGGTCCTGCTGGTCACCCAGATGTTCCCGGTGGCCGTCCTGATGGTCCCGATGTACCAGATCCTGTCCGACCTTCAGCTGATCGACACCTACTTCGGCCTCATCCTCGTCTACTGCTCGACCGCGGTGCCGTACTGTGCGTGGCTGATGAAGGGCTATTTCGACACCATTCCGTTCGAGATCGACGAAGCGGGCCGGGTCGACGGGCTGTCCCCGTTCGGCACGTTCGTGCGGCTGATCCTGCCGCTCGCCAAGCCGGGCCTGGCGGTCGCCGCCTTCTACAGCTTCATCACCGCGTTCGGCGAGGTCGCCTTCGCCACGACGTTCATGCTGGACGACGAGAAGTACACGCTCGCCGTCGGTCTGCAGAGCTTCGTCAGCGAGCACGACTCCCAGCGTCACCTCATGGCCGCCACGGCGGTCCTGATCGCGATACCCGTCTCCGCGTTCTTCTACCTCGTGCAGAAGAACCTGGTGGCCGGCCTCACCGCGGGCGGCACGAAGGGCTGA
- a CDS encoding carbohydrate ABC transporter permease produces MTVAIDRATGKRSGERPPRAGRAGRLKHAYQKYWYAFAMIVPVVVVLGVLVLYPLAYGFYLTLTDANSLNSARTIGVNEIEATYKFIGLDNYADILWGETSYDRFWSHFIWTIVWTAACVGLHYTIGLGLALLLNQKLRGRTFYRLILILPWAVPTFVTVFGWRFMLADAGIINSGLESLGLPTPLWLEDTFWQRFAAIMVNTWCGVPFMMVSLLGGLQSIDGTLYEAAEMDGATAWQRFRHVTLPGLRSVSSTVVLLGIIWTFNQFAVIFLLFGNTAPEAQILVTWAYQLGFGQQPRDFAQSAAYGMLLLAILIVFTSFYRRWLNRNEQQLAI; encoded by the coding sequence ATGACAGTCGCCATCGACCGCGCGACCGGCAAGCGCAGCGGTGAACGTCCGCCCCGTGCCGGCCGGGCCGGCCGCCTGAAGCACGCCTACCAGAAGTACTGGTACGCCTTCGCCATGATCGTGCCCGTGGTCGTCGTGCTCGGCGTCCTCGTGCTGTATCCCCTGGCGTACGGCTTCTACCTCACTCTCACCGACGCCAACAGCCTCAACTCGGCCCGCACCATCGGCGTCAACGAGATCGAGGCCACGTACAAGTTCATCGGCCTGGACAACTACGCCGACATCCTCTGGGGCGAGACGTCGTACGACCGCTTCTGGTCGCACTTCATCTGGACGATCGTCTGGACGGCGGCCTGTGTCGGCCTGCACTACACCATCGGTCTGGGCCTGGCCCTGCTGCTCAACCAGAAGCTGCGCGGCCGCACCTTCTACCGGCTGATCCTGATCCTGCCGTGGGCCGTGCCGACCTTCGTCACCGTCTTCGGCTGGCGGTTCATGCTCGCCGACGCGGGCATCATCAACTCGGGCCTGGAGTCCCTGGGCCTGCCGACACCGCTGTGGCTCGAGGACACCTTCTGGCAGCGGTTCGCCGCGATCATGGTCAACACCTGGTGCGGTGTGCCGTTCATGATGGTCTCCCTGCTCGGCGGCCTCCAGTCGATCGACGGGACCCTGTACGAGGCGGCCGAGATGGACGGCGCCACCGCCTGGCAGCGGTTCCGCCACGTCACCCTGCCGGGTCTGCGCTCGGTCAGCTCCACCGTCGTGCTGCTCGGCATCATCTGGACCTTCAACCAGTTCGCCGTCATCTTCCTGCTGTTCGGCAACACCGCGCCGGAGGCCCAGATCCTCGTCACCTGGGCGTACCAACTCGGCTTCGGGCAGCAACCGCGCGACTTCGCGCAGTCCGCGGCCTACGGCATGCTGCTGCTGGCCATCCTGATCGTCTTCACCTCCTTCTACCGCCGCTGGCTGAACCGCAATGAGCAGCAGCTCGCGATCTGA
- a CDS encoding extracellular solute-binding protein, whose product MRRGIAATALVASLALTATACGGDSDSGDSADGPVSITWWDTSNATNEAPTYQALVKEFEAANKDVKVKYVNVPFDQAQNKFDTAAGSKGAPDVLRSEVGWTPAFAKKGFFLPLDGTEALKDQAKFKSNLIEQATYEDKVYGVPFVTDTLALVYNKELFEKAGVEAPKTWDDLKKAAATIKDKTDVDGYWGSTQAYYAQSFLYGEGTDTVDADAKKITVKSPEAKKAYGTWLDLFKGKGLHKADTTADAYAHIQDAFVNGKVAAIIQGPWEITNFYKGSAFKDKNNLGIATVPAGSTGTAGAPTGGHNLSVYAGSDAAKQEAALKFVNFMTSAKAQESIALKNSTLPTRDDAYTDKVKADPGIAGYQTVLEAAQPRPALPEYSSLWTPLDDELPQIAGGKKSLDKGLNDAEIAITKLVPDFSK is encoded by the coding sequence ATGCGGCGTGGCATAGCGGCCACCGCGCTGGTGGCGTCCCTCGCCCTCACAGCGACGGCCTGCGGCGGAGACAGCGACAGCGGCGACTCGGCCGACGGTCCGGTCAGCATCACCTGGTGGGACACCTCCAACGCGACCAACGAGGCGCCGACCTACCAGGCCCTGGTCAAGGAGTTCGAGGCCGCCAACAAGGACGTCAAGGTCAAGTACGTCAACGTCCCCTTCGACCAGGCGCAGAACAAGTTCGACACCGCCGCCGGTTCCAAGGGCGCCCCCGACGTGCTGCGCTCCGAGGTCGGCTGGACCCCCGCCTTCGCCAAGAAGGGCTTCTTCCTGCCGCTGGACGGCACCGAGGCGCTGAAGGACCAGGCGAAGTTCAAGTCCAACCTGATAGAGCAGGCCACGTACGAGGACAAGGTCTACGGCGTCCCGTTCGTCACGGACACGCTCGCGCTGGTCTACAACAAGGAACTCTTCGAGAAGGCCGGCGTCGAGGCCCCCAAGACCTGGGACGACCTGAAGAAGGCCGCCGCCACGATCAAGGACAAGACCGACGTCGACGGCTACTGGGGCTCCACCCAGGCCTACTACGCCCAGTCCTTCCTCTACGGCGAGGGCACCGACACGGTCGACGCCGACGCCAAGAAGATCACCGTCAAGTCGCCCGAGGCCAAGAAGGCCTACGGCACCTGGCTGGACCTCTTCAAGGGCAAGGGCCTGCACAAGGCCGACACCACCGCCGACGCCTACGCCCACATCCAGGACGCGTTCGTCAACGGCAAGGTCGCCGCGATCATCCAGGGCCCGTGGGAGATCACCAACTTCTACAAGGGCTCGGCCTTCAAGGACAAGAACAACCTGGGCATCGCCACCGTCCCGGCCGGCTCCACCGGCACGGCGGGCGCCCCGACCGGCGGCCACAACCTCTCCGTCTACGCCGGCTCCGACGCCGCGAAGCAGGAGGCCGCGCTGAAGTTCGTGAACTTCATGACCTCGGCCAAGGCCCAGGAGAGCATCGCCCTGAAGAACTCCACGCTGCCCACGCGTGACGACGCCTACACCGACAAGGTCAAGGCCGACCCGGGCATCGCCGGCTACCAGACGGTCCTCGAGGCCGCCCAGCCGCGCCCGGCCCTGCCCGAGTACAGCTCGCTGTGGACTCCGCTCGACGACGAGCTGCCCCAGATCGCGGGTGGCAAGAAGTCCCTGGACAAGGGGCTGAACGACGCCGAGATCGCCATCACCAAGCTGGTGCCGGACTTCAGCAAGTAG
- a CDS encoding LacI family DNA-binding transcriptional regulator, giving the protein MTTRLADIAAQAGVSEATVSRVLNGKPGVAATTRQSVLAALDVLGYERPVRLRQRSEGLVGLITPELENPIFPALAQVIGQALTRQGYTPVLATQTPGGSTEDELTEMLVDRGVAGIIYVSGLHADTTADMQRYDRLRARGVPFVLVDGFSPKVQAPFISPDDRAAMALAVTHLASLGHTRIGLALGPKRFVPVQRKIEGFVRAVQEQVGLAAETVETELVQHSLYTLEGGQAAASALMDRGCTAVVCASDMMALGAIRAARQRGLEVPTDISVVGFDDSPLIAFTDPPLTTVRKPVPAMGQAAVRTLLEEIGGTPAPHSEFVFMPELVVRGSTASAPGDRNRSR; this is encoded by the coding sequence GTGACCACACGTCTTGCCGACATCGCCGCTCAGGCCGGGGTGAGTGAGGCGACCGTCAGCCGCGTGCTCAACGGCAAGCCGGGCGTCGCCGCCACCACCCGCCAGTCCGTCCTCGCCGCCCTCGACGTCCTGGGCTACGAACGTCCGGTGCGGTTGCGGCAGCGCAGCGAGGGCCTGGTGGGGCTGATCACTCCCGAGCTGGAGAACCCGATCTTCCCGGCGCTGGCCCAGGTCATCGGGCAGGCGCTGACCCGTCAGGGCTACACGCCGGTGCTGGCCACCCAGACCCCGGGCGGGTCGACGGAGGACGAGCTGACGGAGATGCTGGTCGACCGCGGGGTGGCCGGCATCATCTACGTCTCCGGACTGCACGCGGACACCACGGCCGACATGCAGCGCTACGACCGGCTGCGCGCCCGGGGGGTGCCGTTCGTGCTGGTCGACGGCTTCTCGCCGAAGGTGCAGGCGCCGTTCATCTCGCCCGACGACCGGGCGGCGATGGCGCTGGCGGTCACGCATCTCGCCTCCCTCGGCCACACCCGGATCGGGCTGGCGCTGGGGCCGAAGCGGTTCGTGCCGGTGCAGCGCAAGATCGAGGGCTTCGTCCGCGCCGTGCAGGAGCAGGTGGGGCTGGCCGCCGAGACCGTGGAGACGGAGCTGGTCCAGCACTCCCTGTACACCCTGGAGGGCGGCCAGGCCGCCGCCAGCGCGCTCATGGACCGGGGGTGCACGGCGGTGGTGTGCGCCAGCGACATGATGGCGCTGGGTGCGATACGGGCGGCCCGCCAACGAGGGCTCGAGGTGCCGACGGACATCTCGGTGGTCGGCTTCGACGACTCCCCGCTGATCGCCTTCACCGACCCGCCGCTGACCACGGTCCGCAAGCCGGTCCCGGCGATGGGCCAGGCCGCGGTGCGCACCCTGCTGGAGGAGATCGGCGGGACGCCCGCCCCGCACAGCGAGTTCGTGTTCATGCCGGAACTGGTGGTCCGGGGCTCGACGGCTTCGGCACCCGGGGACCGCAACCGCTCCCGATGA
- a CDS encoding PP2C family protein-serine/threonine phosphatase, whose translation MTALTAAVPEAAPEGPVYRILLIEDDPGDALLVEELLHDTGMRFALTIRTTLAEARAELAGSPIDCILLDLHLPDVSGVDAVTAVRGLAPHTAVIVLTGLSEDRAGTEAMAAGAQDYLVKGKVEADLLRRTLRYAVYRSRTERASAEAQATRLRAEENARLERGLLPQPMLDTSTVRVTSRYLPGAAMALLGGDFLDVVEGDDGLLHAVVGDVSGHGPDAAALGVCLRIAWRSLVLGGHRGEDLLHLMERLLIAERDSQHLFATCTLLTLDQRSGTAVLHLAGHHEPLLTTAEGTREVSAEHGIALGIVPGERNWPSTVVPLPAAGALTVYTDGLIEGHNGTKGERLGIEGLLALIGNLPAADPADHVDLLIKETHALNAGRHSDDLAVLRLDWGDRPA comes from the coding sequence ATGACGGCGCTCACGGCAGCCGTGCCGGAAGCGGCCCCCGAGGGGCCGGTGTACCGCATCCTGCTGATCGAGGACGACCCGGGCGACGCCCTGCTCGTGGAGGAACTCCTCCACGACACGGGGATGCGGTTCGCGCTGACCATCCGGACCACCCTGGCCGAGGCGCGCGCCGAACTGGCCGGCAGCCCGATCGACTGCATCCTCCTCGACCTGCACCTGCCCGACGTGTCGGGCGTCGACGCGGTCACGGCCGTGCGCGGGCTGGCCCCGCACACCGCGGTGATCGTCCTGACCGGGCTGTCCGAGGACCGGGCGGGCACCGAGGCCATGGCCGCCGGAGCGCAGGACTACCTCGTCAAGGGCAAGGTCGAGGCGGACCTGCTGCGAAGAACGCTGCGCTACGCCGTCTACCGGAGCCGGACGGAACGCGCGAGCGCCGAGGCCCAGGCCACCCGGCTGCGCGCGGAGGAGAACGCCCGCCTGGAACGCGGCCTGCTGCCCCAGCCGATGCTCGACACCTCCACGGTGAGGGTGACGTCCCGCTACCTGCCGGGTGCCGCGATGGCCCTGCTCGGCGGGGACTTCCTCGACGTGGTGGAGGGGGACGACGGGCTGCTGCACGCCGTCGTGGGCGACGTCAGCGGCCACGGTCCCGACGCCGCGGCACTGGGTGTCTGCCTGCGGATCGCCTGGCGCTCCCTGGTGCTCGGCGGGCACCGCGGAGAGGACCTGCTGCACCTGATGGAACGTCTCCTGATCGCCGAGCGCGACAGCCAGCACCTGTTCGCCACCTGCACTCTCCTCACTCTCGATCAGCGCTCCGGCACCGCCGTCCTCCACCTGGCCGGCCACCACGAGCCCCTCCTCACCACGGCCGAGGGGACCCGGGAGGTGAGCGCCGAACACGGCATCGCCCTGGGCATCGTCCCCGGAGAGCGCAACTGGCCCTCCACGGTCGTCCCGCTCCCGGCCGCCGGAGCCCTGACCGTCTACACCGACGGTCTCATCGAAGGACACAACGGGACGAAGGGCGAGCGGCTCGGCATCGAAGGGCTGCTCGCGCTGATCGGGAACCTGCCGGCGGCGGACCCGGCGGATCACGTCGACCTCCTCATCAAGGAAACCCACGCGCTGAACGCCGGCCGCCACTCCGACGACCTGGCCGTGCTCCGCCTCGACTGGGGTGATCGGCCCGCCTGA
- a CDS encoding sensor histidine kinase: MTADERQSRIRGFSAWTTRRWLRVGVAVSLVVLALLGTVGAWVLGRTQTISDDLVNVRSPALTVAIRLEAAVLNQETGIRGYGLTGLPEFITPYEQGLTEQEAGLAELTGLLEGDRAGLDDLKAVRDAVAKWQERVARPIAAAPAGSPSTMATRRAAEGKEAFDDVRAALSRQQERLYADRERARHDLMDTMVLRNWVFGAIAVLIAVLTALIFEGLRRGINMPLERLGADARAVAGGDFKHPITPTGPADLRNLSREIDFMRQRLVQELALSEDTRLRLDAQAADLQRSNAELEQFAYVASHDLQEPLRKVSSFTQLLQRRYGGQLDSRADQYIDFAVDGANRMQTLINDLLDFSRVGRLHNSHQNVDLDKVLERTLSELSVGIEEAGAEITHDPLPTLVADPTQMGMLWQNLISNAVKFRRPGETPKIHVTAAREGELWRFTVTDNGIGIAPEYADKVFVIFQRLHTKDTYTGSGIGLAMCKKIVEFHGGTIGVDPEHHDGARITFTLAPRPPESPAPSTTPEATRVDAEPVR, translated from the coding sequence ATGACCGCCGACGAGAGGCAATCGCGCATACGAGGGTTTTCCGCCTGGACGACCAGGCGGTGGCTTCGCGTAGGGGTGGCCGTGTCCCTCGTGGTGCTGGCCCTGCTCGGGACCGTGGGCGCATGGGTGCTGGGGCGCACCCAGACGATCAGCGACGACCTCGTGAACGTGCGGTCCCCCGCGCTGACCGTCGCGATCCGCCTGGAGGCGGCCGTGCTCAACCAGGAGACCGGGATCCGCGGCTACGGGCTCACCGGCCTGCCGGAGTTCATCACCCCCTACGAGCAGGGGCTCACCGAGCAGGAAGCGGGCCTCGCGGAACTCACCGGGCTGCTCGAGGGCGACCGCGCGGGGCTGGACGACCTGAAAGCCGTGCGGGACGCCGTGGCGAAGTGGCAGGAGAGGGTCGCCCGGCCCATTGCCGCCGCGCCCGCCGGCTCACCCTCGACGATGGCCACCCGGCGGGCGGCGGAGGGCAAGGAGGCCTTCGACGACGTACGTGCCGCCCTCAGCCGCCAGCAGGAACGGCTGTACGCGGACCGCGAACGGGCGAGGCACGACCTGATGGACACGATGGTCCTGAGGAACTGGGTGTTCGGTGCCATCGCGGTGCTCATCGCCGTCCTCACGGCCCTGATCTTCGAAGGACTGCGCCGCGGCATCAACATGCCGCTGGAGCGGCTCGGCGCGGACGCCCGCGCCGTCGCCGGCGGTGACTTCAAACATCCCATCACCCCGACCGGTCCCGCCGACCTGCGCAACCTCAGCCGCGAGATCGACTTCATGCGGCAGCGTCTCGTACAGGAACTGGCCCTCAGCGAGGACACCCGGCTGCGGCTGGACGCGCAGGCCGCGGACCTCCAGCGTTCCAACGCCGAGCTGGAGCAGTTCGCGTACGTGGCCTCCCACGACCTGCAGGAACCGCTGCGCAAGGTCTCCAGCTTCACCCAGCTCCTCCAGCGGCGCTACGGAGGACAGCTCGACAGCCGGGCCGACCAGTACATCGACTTCGCGGTCGACGGGGCGAACCGCATGCAGACCCTCATCAACGACCTGCTCGACTTCTCCCGGGTCGGACGGCTGCACAACTCCCACCAGAACGTCGACCTGGACAAGGTGCTGGAAAGGACCCTGTCCGAGCTGAGCGTCGGCATCGAGGAGGCCGGAGCGGAGATCACCCACGATCCGCTGCCGACCCTGGTCGCCGACCCCACCCAGATGGGCATGCTCTGGCAGAACCTGATAAGCAACGCCGTCAAGTTCCGCCGCCCGGGCGAAACGCCGAAGATCCACGTCACGGCGGCCCGGGAAGGCGAACTGTGGCGGTTCACCGTCACCGACAACGGCATCGGCATCGCACCGGAGTACGCCGACAAGGTGTTCGTGATCTTCCAGCGGCTGCACACCAAGGACACCTACACCGGCAGCGGAATCGGCCTCGCGATGTGCAAGAAGATCGTCGAGTTCCACGGAGGCACCATCGGGGTCGACCCGGAACACCACGACGGCGCACGCATCACCTTCACCCTCGCCCCCCGGCCGCCGGAGAGCCCCGCCCCGTCCACCACGCCGGAGGCCACCCGCGTCGACGCGGAGCCGGTGCGATGA
- a CDS encoding response regulator yields MPGKDFVSRITPQETASLTDAAVGDLAQRLARRLLGAPSHPAPDDPAQALALLRVLDQLKQAAERLQREAAVAAARAGAGYPQIGAACGMTRQGARRRWPGLFHHSTEKPTERPTMTTPARPFDVLLVEDDIADAMLIEEALSERGARNLVQVTDGVAALEHLRAPGTPRPDLIVLDLNMPRMNGRDLLKVLKNDDDLQTIPVVVLTTSTAPDDVTGAYSSHANAYVTKPVNLEEFERAVQSIDSFYLDTATRPRL; encoded by the coding sequence ATGCCTGGCAAGGACTTCGTATCGCGGATCACCCCGCAGGAGACCGCCTCCCTCACGGACGCGGCAGTCGGTGACCTCGCGCAACGCCTCGCCCGCCGGCTCCTGGGAGCACCTTCGCACCCGGCACCGGACGACCCGGCACAGGCCCTGGCTCTGCTCCGCGTGCTGGATCAGCTCAAGCAGGCCGCTGAACGGCTCCAGCGGGAGGCGGCCGTGGCGGCCGCCCGCGCGGGTGCCGGCTATCCGCAGATCGGGGCCGCCTGCGGTATGACCCGGCAAGGTGCCCGGCGCCGCTGGCCGGGACTTTTCCACCATTCGACCGAGAAACCCACGGAGCGCCCGACAATGACCACCCCCGCCCGCCCCTTCGACGTCCTGCTGGTCGAAGACGACATTGCCGACGCCATGCTCATCGAGGAAGCCCTCTCCGAGCGCGGGGCCCGCAACCTCGTCCAGGTCACGGACGGGGTCGCCGCGCTGGAGCACCTGCGGGCCCCGGGCACCCCGCGGCCCGACCTCATCGTCCTGGACCTGAACATGCCCCGGATGAACGGCCGCGATCTGCTCAAGGTCCTGAAGAACGACGACGACCTGCAGACGATCCCCGTGGTCGTGCTGACCACGTCCACCGCTCCGGACGACGTCACCGGCGCGTACAGCAGCCACGCCAACGCCTACGTGACCAAGCCCGTCAACCTGGAGGAGTTCGAGCGGGCCGTCCAGAGCATCGACTCCTTCTACCTGGACACCGCCACCCGGCCCCGTCTCTGA